The following is a genomic window from Bosea sp. RAC05.
GGCGAGTTCTCCTTCATCCTGGCGGGGCTCGGCGTCTCCCTGGCGCTGCTGCCGCCCCAGGGGCGCGACCTCATCCTGGCCGGCGCGATCCTCTCGATCCTGCTGAACCCGGTCCTGTTCGCGCTGGTCGACCGCTTCGCCGGCGAGCCCGCGGCCGCCGCCAAGGCCAAGCCCGGTCCGGGTCCTGGCGCCGATCCGCCCCAACCCGCGCCGGCTCCCGAGGCCACGCCCGATCTCGACATCGTGCCAACGGCGCTGTCCGACCACATGATCGTGGTCGGCTATGGCCGCGTCGGCGCGCTGCTGGGCGCCGGGCTGCTGGCGCGCGGCGAGAAGCTGCTGGTGATCGAGGAACAGGGCGACGCCGTCGCCACGGCACGCCGCGACGGCGCCGAACTCCTGCGCGGCAACGCGGCGGACCCGGCGGTGCTCGCCGCGGCGGGGCTGGCGCGGGCGAAGCGCCTCTTCGTCGCCATTCCGCAGAGCTTCGAGGCCGGGCAGGTCTGCGAACAGGCGCGGCGCGACAACCCGGCCCTGCCGATCGTCGCCCGCGCCCATTCGGATGCCGAGGTCGCGCATCTGACGCGCTGCGGCGCGACGCTGACGATCATGGGCGAAGCCGAGATCGCCCGCGCCATGCTGGCGCTGTGCGGGGCGGGAGAACCGCCGCAGGCGCAGGACGCGACGCCAGCGGGGTGACGCGAAGGATCGTCGGATGCGGAACCAAGACCGTCATCCTGGGCGGCCGCAGGCCGTCCCGGGATCCATCATAGAACTCGACAGGGCCCTATGAGGGATCCCGGCCTGCGCCGCTCCGCGGCTGGTCCAGGATGACGGGGTCCGTCGCGACCGGTGCCCAGGCTGATCCTCAGACCATCTCGAACTTGATGTCCTGCGCGCCCTCCCAGAGCGTCTTGCGGCCGAGCGTGTAGAGGTTCTCCAGCCCCGAGGTCAGGGTGATGAAGTGGTTGCCGGCGAGCTGGCCCATCTTGCTGGCGAAATGCACGCCGCCATAGGCGAGCAGAATCTCGGTCTCGCTGATGCCGCCCGGATAGAGGATGATCTGGCCCGGCGCCGGA
Proteins encoded in this region:
- a CDS encoding DUF3830 family protein, whose translation is MSQLIVTAGPFTFEAKLELENAPKTCAAFLRHMPFTSKIVHVRWSGEGVWMPLGDLDFGVGYENHTSYPAPGQIILYPGGISETEILLAYGGVHFASKMGQLAGNHFITLTSGLENLYTLGRKTLWEGAQDIKFEMV